One genomic segment of Arachis duranensis cultivar V14167 chromosome 4, aradu.V14167.gnm2.J7QH, whole genome shotgun sequence includes these proteins:
- the LOC107482775 gene encoding DEAD-box ATP-dependent RNA helicase 37, with the protein MRASWADLAANSAAEVAGSGTSANNAGASNSLPPSRSTYVPPHLRNRPPLAESPAPPYSGSTTSGSGAGAVNSGSRWGAPRGDYRSGGNKSGWGSRSGGWDRGRDREVNPFGDQDDTEQEFGEQENTGINFDAYEDIPVETSGDNVPPPVNTFAEIDLGEALNRNIMRCKYVKPTPVQRHAIPISLAGRDLMACAQTGSGKTAAFCFPIISGILRGQPMQRPPRGVRTVYPLALVLSPTRELSMQIHDEARKFAYQTGVKVVVAYGGAPINHQLRELEKGVDILVATPGRLVDLLERARVSLQMIRYLALDEADRMLDMGFEPQIRKIVEQMDMPPPGVRQTMLFSATFPKEIQRLASDFLSKYIFLAVGRVGSSTDLIVQRVEYVQESDKRSHLMDLLHAQRANGVQGKQALTLVFVETKKGADALEHWLCMNGFPATTIHGDRTQQEREMALRSFKSGNTPILVATDVAARGLDIPHVAHVVNFDLPNDIDDYVHRIGRTGRAGKKGLATAFFNDNNASLARSLAELMQEANQEVPAWLSRYAARSSFGGRNRRSGGGRFGGRDFRREGSFNRGGSDYYNAGNSSGGYGASGGYGPGGTSAWD; encoded by the exons ATGCGAGCTTCATGGGCTGATTTGGCTGCAAATTCTGCAGCTGAGGTTGCTGGTTCTGGTACTTCAGCCAACAATGCCGGGGCTAGTAACAGTTTACCTCCATCCCGGTCTACTTACGTGCCTCCGCATCTGAGGAACCGGCCGCCTTTGGCTGAATCACCTGCTCCTCCGTATAGTGGCAGTACAACTTCTGGTTCTGGGGCTGGTGCAGTTAATTCTGGATCACGTTGGGGTGCACCTCGTGGCGATTACCGTTCAGGGGGGAACAAAAGTGGATGGGGGAGCAGAAGTGGGGGTTGGGATCGTGGGAGGGACCGTGAGGTCAATCCGTTTGGAGATCAGGATGACACAGAGCAGGAATTTGGTGAGCAAGAGAACACGGGGATAAATTTTGATGCCTACGAGGACATTCCGGTGGAGACTAGCGGGGATAATGTGCCACCGCCTGTGAATACATTTGCTGAGATTGACTTGGGTGAAGCGCTTAATCGTAATATAATGAGGTGCAAATATGTTAAGCCGACGCCTGTTCAGCGGCATGCCATACCAATTTCCCTTGCTGGAAGGGATTTGATGGCCTGTGCTCAGACTGGTTCTGGAAAGACAGCTGCTTTCTGTTTCCCAATTATCAGTGGAATTTTGAGGGGACAACCTATGCAAAGGCCACCTCGTGGTGTGCGTACTGTGTATCCACTTGCCCTTGTTCTCTCACCAACTAGGGAGCTATCAATGCAA ATACATGACGAGGCTAGGAAGTTTGCATATCAAACAGGCGTTAAGGTGGTGGTTGCTTATGGTGGAGCTCCAATAAACCATCAG CTAAGAGAGCTTGAGAAGGGGGTGGACATTCTTGTTGCAACTCCTGGAAGACTGGTAGATTTGCTGGAGAGAGCTAGAGTTTCACTTCAGATGATAAGATATCTTGCCCTAGATGAGGCAGATAGGATGCTGGATATGGGTTTTGAGCCGCAAATAAGGAAGATTGTCGAACAAATGGATATGCCTCCTCCAGGTGTAAGACAGACTATGCTATTCAGTGCCACGTTTCCTAAAGAGATACAG AGACTAGCCTCGGATTTCCTGTCAAAATACATTTTTCTTGCTGTTGGAAGAGTTGGGTCAAGTACCGATTTAATTGTCCAAAGAGTTGAGTATGTTCAGGAGTCTGACAAGAGAAGTCATCTCATGGATCTTCTTCATGCACAGAGAGCAAATGGTGTGCAAGGAAAG CAAGCTTTGACATTAGTTTTTGTGGAGACAAAGAAGGGAGCTGATGCACTGGAACATTGGCTGTGTATGAATGGTTTTCCAGCTACTACCATTCATGGAGACCGGACTCAACAG GAAAGAGAAATGGCATTAAGGTCATTTAAAAGTGGCAACACGCCCATATTGGTTGCCACTGATGTGGCTGCACGTGGTCTTGATATTCCTCATGTCGCCCATGTTGTTAACTTTGACCTTCCCAATGATATTGATGACTATGTACACCGTATCGGAAGGACGGGACGTGCTGGAAAGAAAGGCCTCGCAACTGCGTTCTTTAATGACAACAATGCCTCCCTTGCAAGGTCTTTGGCAGAACTAATGCAGGAAGCAAATCAAGAAGTGCCAGCATGGCTCTCACGGTATGCTGCTCGATCTTCATTTGGAGGTAGGAACCGTCGTTCGGGAGGAGGGCGTTTTGGTGGCCGAGACTTTCGAAGAGAAGGTTCTTTCAACAGGGGTGGTTCTGATTATTACAATGCCGGAAACAGCAGTGGTGGATATGGGGCGTCGGGTGGATATGGTCCCGGTGGAACCAGTGCATGGGATTAA